CATATTGACATTGTACTGGGCACtggatgaggccacttttggagtactatgtacagttcagGTTGCCTTGCCAAAGGACGGATATTATTGAAtcggagagtgttcagaaaagatttaccaggatgttgcaatGATTAGAGAGTTTGAGTTGAAAGGAGAGGCTGCTTAGCCTGGAACTTTTTACACTGGAGGGTAGAAGGTTGAAGGgtggccttgtagaggtttataagatcaagagggagcatagataaagtgaatagcaagtcTTTGCCCTAGAgcgggggagttcaaaactagagagcatatttgtaaggtgagaggagaaaaatttaaaagggacctgaggggcaactttttcacacagacagtggttactgtgtggaatgaactgccagaagtggtggtagatacaggtacagttacaacatgctaaattgcccttttgTGTTCGGGTATGTATAGGTTAGCTGTGTTAGCTATGAgaaatacaaggttacagggaaagtgtaggggatggttctgggtgggatgttcttcagagggttgatgtggactttttgggcttaatgacctgtttccgcactgtcggtattctatgattttatgaacatttaaaagacatttggtcaggcacctgaataggaaaggtttatagccaaatgcaggcaagtaaaactagtttagtttgggaaacttggttggcatgtataagttggattgaaaggtctgtttctgtgctgtatgactcaatgggtCTCTAAGTTCCCTGTCAGTTTCAATTTGACTATCCAGCCAAGAATTTATTTCCCtactcttctctttctctctcctatACATTCAACTTAATTATCATATTATAAAACAGGACAGTGATATAACTTTTTTTTCTATTGCCAtagagtaacacagcatggaaacagacccttcagtccaactcatctgcaccaaccagacatcccaatccaagtcacatttgccagtattaatccatattcctctaagtccccttcctgttcatgtctccctccagatgccttttaaatgtcgtattGTAGTTGCCTCTACCATTCCTCTGGCCATTTGTTTGACAACATGTACAGATAGTACATGTACTATCTGTATGAAAAAAGttaccctcaggtccctttcataAAGTTTTCCCCTTtcttcttaaacctatgccccctagttttggacttgcccaccctagagaaaatattttggttattcaccttcatgattttataaatctctatatggtcaccccttaTCCTCTCGAGTCgatatccttcctacagaagaGTGACAAGagttgtatgcagtattctaaaagtggcctaaacaatgtcctgtgcagctgcaaaatgacatcccaaccctTACATTCattgttctgaccaatgaagggaaACATGCCAAATACCTTATTCGCTGCCCTGTCTTccagcaactccactttcaaggacttACACACTTGCATACCTAAGAGTCTTTGTTGACAAACACTCCCCAAgaccctgccattaactgtataagtttttccctggtttgccttaccaaaatggaaCTCCTTGGCCTATTGACCCCTCTGATCAAGGTCCAGCTCTATATATCTATTTCGTGAAAGGAGCTCCGAAGTTCGTAGCCtcatggaatccccacagtgcgaAACGAGGTCTGCACAGATCCTCTGACTAGCATGTCGCTTAGACCCAGTCCCTTACCCTATCACCGTAACGTTACATttaccgtggctaatccacctagtttggGACTTCCACTTCCTTGGACGCTGCGGACAATTTAGTTGAATCAACTTTTCTTTCTCCTGCGAATGAGCCATAGCGTCCCGCGCTCCGTTACTGTTTCACATTTAATCAAGTAACCAGTACATCAGCGCAGGATACGGGCCAGCTTGCCACTGCGGCTTCAGGATACAACTTGAGCCAGCACCAAGGGACGCCCAGCTTTTCCGCTCCGTGGCTATTGTTACTTGCCGCCATGCGTTTAATCGCAGTTTCAGCAAGTTGCAGAGTAACCCTCTGATCCGCTCTGCCACATCCACACCGTCGGCAGTTCACAGCTGTGGAAGCTGGACTCGCAGCATTAACTCTCGTTCTCTCTCCGCAAATTATGCCAACTgcactttttccagcaatttatgttttttcaTGAAACTTATTTATTGACAAAAATCTTTACAACAACTTATTAGTTATTCAGAAGTAACTTGATATCTGTGCCAGTGTAGTAACAAGGTCCCGAACAATACAAACTTCTCAACTTACTTGTCGATTATTTCGAATCAAAACTTTGCAAGTGAACCTGTGTTTTATTACAGACTGCAAAGATCAGGACAGAGAGAATGCGAACGCGATCCAGAACTCAGTTTCTATTTCACAAATTTAGAAGCAGGATTAGCAGACAGGAAGCCAATTCCCTTTCAGCACATGTTCTAGCCATGTATTCATAATAGTCCAGTACTTTCCAGAAGACTCTGATATTGCAGGTGTTAGATGAACAAACTGAATCTGGACTAATAAACTCCCACATCTGTTAAGCAGGAATTCCGTATTTTTAGACTGGTGTCAAAATGCTTGTCATAAAATGTCTTTCAATAAAATGTTCACATCAGATTCAGTGAGAATCTTTTGGAACATTTCCGGTTTTAAATTTACAACAGTAGTAGATGCTACGTTTCGATACAAGCAAATACAATGCTGCAGATGGTTCTAAGTGAGGAAATGACAGCTACCGGAAGAATATTTGTCAgaacatgaaaaaaaaaatttgtgaGAAGACTAGGGAGTTGGGCATGCGGTAAAGATGCCGGAATGGCAAACGCACCGAGGTCAAGAGGCCATAGCCACGAGTAAAGGTTAGACGTTCGGACTATCTGGGGTACAACCGTGTCCTGGGAGGACAGGCCGACTATGTACAGGCAAGGATCAGAAGAGGGTAGAGAGCCGGGGACAGGGGGCAGAGTTTAGAAGCAGGGCAGGGGATGCCGCTCTGTCTTGGAGGTATattataatcaacctgttcagagatcgTATAACTGGATCAGTTGGAACTTGAACTGAGGCCCCCACCCcggatcagaggtagggacattaccactccaccacaagagccctcactCTATATATTAAACACgcggattcaagtcccacctatttcAGAGTTGTGGAATACCATGTCTGAACAAATTGgttagaaaatgttttttttagatAGGGCACCGTTTTGATTCGatagtctgtgcggagtttgctcattctccccgtatctgcgtgggtttctggcgggtgcaccagtttcctcccacgtccaaagatgtgcaggcaagatggattggccatactaaattgccatagtgtccagtgacgtgcgggctaggtggattagccatggaaatacagggttgcagatctagggtgggatgctcttcagagggccggtgtggactcgatgggctgaatggcctgtttccgcactatagtgattctatgatgataattCTATGAACTGACATTGTCAGATCAGACTTTGCCAGGATCAAAGATGGCAGCGCCCGTGCTGTGACGGCGTGCGGGGGTGGGGGCAGCCAGAAACGGAAGTGGCGCACTCGGGGGTGGGCTCAGGCGGTCCAGTCGGCGGCTGCAGATGGCGGCGCCATGGGCGGCGGGAGACGGGAGCCGGTTTTGGAGGCTCCGGGATTTCGAGCCTCTTACCGGCGGGGACGGCAAGCTGGAGCCTGAGCTGCAGGTGAGGGAGAGCTTTGCCTGGGTTTCCCGCCCGGGGAGCGGCTCTCGGAGCAGCCGGTGACTGACACGTGTGCGCGGCTGGCACCGGTGTCAGGGCCGGGGGCCTGAGGAAGAGGGAGCTGGATTCAGGGGCcggggagaggagggggatgtGGCGGGGTCCGGAGAGCGGATggttgtggggggggagggaacctgtgtgagtgtgtgtccgtgCCCAGGGGTGAACATCGAGGGTCCGAGGCATTGGAGCCGGCGCCGGGACACGTGGGTGCGGCCGAGCCGGGCCAGGCATCAGGAACCCCTCCCCGAGATCTGCTCCTTAGGGCGGCCGCGTGCagacaggaggaagccatttagcccatcgtgTTCCTGCTGGCCCAGTCCGGAACCGGCTCCTTGTGAATGCCGCTCAGATGCGGCTCTGTGAAGCCGAGGGAACACGGTGGACGGTCAAAGCTCTGGGTTTTCACGTCAGACCATCGGGGATATGGCTTTTTTAAAAGTAAGAAACAGGCTTGATGTTTTAGCTGTCTGCATCGTTAGTGTTGGTTCACCAGAAAGCTGGCTCGGTTCGGGTGAGAAAACCTAAGTTTTACAAAGCCCAGCTTAAACCACACCTGGAATGGGGGACATTTCTGGGCTGTAGATATTGGCAGTACGGACTTAGCAAGTTGTTACCTGGACTCCCCACGATTTAAATTACAGAGAAATTGTACAAAAACTCTGGTTGCATCACCTGGAATGAACCAGAACGGTTAAATTGGGACATAATTCTGCATGCAAAAGGTGGTTAAAAATTTGTACTGTCTGAGGTAGATTGTAATTGAGACTAGACGAATTGGAATTTTTAAATCCTGAGATTGATATGTTTTCTCCAGGTTATTGACTAATGTGGGGTGAAGATGAGGTGTGATTAGCAGAAAGGGTTTAAGGTCTAAGTAGCTTCTTTATGAATCTGATGTGTCTCAAACTCAACCCATGCCCcacttgtctttctgttatgccttGTCCCATCTCCATCCTCCTCAAAAAGACCACTGTGGAAGTGACAGGTGACAATTGAGCTAAAAGCCCATGCTGAATAAAATCTCAAAAAAAATCTAGCATGGACAATCATTGAGTAAGAAACAGTGGATATGGGGGTTTGAATTGTGtcagatagtagaaactgcagatgctggacaatctgtgataaggtgtcgagctggatgaacacagcaggccgaggagcaggaaggctgatgttttgggtctagacccttcttgggtctaggcccgaaacgtcagctttcctgctcctctgatactgtttggcttgctgtgttcagccagctcgacaccttgttatctcggatatgGGGGTTTGTTGCTTGGGTTTTGAGGCAATGGgatatacagtcatagagaatGAAAACAGATCCTATGATCCAACTTGTTCGTGCTGGCCAAGTTTCCCACTAGTCTTGTCTAACGTAAACTAGCCCCACTTACCTGCTTTTTGCCCATGTCCTCCTAAACTTTTTCTAATCGTGTACCTGTCCTTTAAAAAATgcagctgtacctgcatctaccatttcctctggcagttcattccacatgtgaatcaccctctgaaaacattgctgctcaggtccctttttaaatttttctcctctctccttagaaatgtgccccccccccccccagttttgaacttgcctaccctaaggaaaagacttttactgttcaccttatccatgcccctcaatgtACAGCCTCAatatgatgccccaactcctactTTAAATAGTCTAAGCAATTCAGGTCATGAGTGGCTAAGGTACGAATGCTGTGACTGTTtcgagagtcatacagcacggaaacacagTTCAATCCAACCAtaatcctgaactaaactagtcgctcctgcctgcacttggctgtTACACCTGCAAACATTTCTCGTTCATGTACTCACTCAAATTTCTTTTcaggtgttgtaactgtaccagcatccactgTATTCTCAAAGTTtaatccacacatgaaccactttgGGTAAAAATTGCCctgtgtgtcttttttttttaaatctttctcctcccgcTGTCAAAGTACTATCCCTGGTCTTGAAACCTCCACCTtgtcctaaggaaaagacacctgtcatttaCCTTATGTATACCCTTCATGAACTTATAAAtctttgtaaggtcacccttcaacctcctatgctccagtgggggggaaaaaagtcCTAACCTCTCCTTATGACTCGAAGTCTACATTCCTGGtccaatcctggtaaatctctttgtgaaacccctccagcttaataatatcctttctataacggttatcagaactggacacagtactccagaagagggctCACCAATGTCTTTTATGACCTCAACgtaacattccaactcctaaactctctggtctgagcaatgaaggcaggcatgctaaACGCTTTCTTGATCTCTTCATAATCTTAAATGACGTTCTTTGCTGTCCtgtataccaccaattttagtgtcatccacaaacttactaaccaagcgTTCTATATTCTCCTCGAAATAATTCGTATAAATGACGagcaacagtggacccagcactgatccctgtggaacactgctggtcacggcCTCCTGTTGGTAAAACATACCTCCACCATTCCTCTCTTGCCATTAACCCTATttaacaaagaaacctacagcacaggaacaggcccttcggccctccaagcctgcgccgatcaagatcctctgtctaacctgtcatcaattttctaacggtctgtgtccatttgctccctgcccatccatgtacctgtccaattatatcttaaaagacgctaacgtgtctgcatctaccacctccgctggcaacgcgttccaggcactcaccaccctctgtgtaaaacactttccacgcatatctcccttaaactctcctcctctcactttgaactcatgacccctagtaattgagtcccccactctgggggaaaaagctttttgctatccaccctgtccatacccctcatgattttgtagacctcaatcaggtcccccctcaatctctgtctttctaatgaaaataatcctaatctattcaacctcacttcatagctagcaccctccataccaggcaacatcctggtgaacctctgcactctctccaaagcatccacatccttttggtaatgtggcgaccagaactgtacacagtactccaaatgtggccaaaccaaaatcctatacaactgcaacatgacctgccaactcttgtactcaataccccgcctaatgaaggaaagcatgccatatgccgccttgaccaccctattgacctgcgttgtcactttcagggaacaatggacctgaacacccagatctctgttcatcaatttttcctaggacttttccatttactgtaaagttcacccttgaatttgatcttccaaaatgcatcacctcgcatttgcccggattgaactccatctgccatttatctgcccaactctccagtccatctatattctgctgtaatttctgacagtccccttcactatcagctactccaccaatcttagtgtcatcagcaaacttgctgatcagaccacctacaccttcctccagatcatttacatatatcacaaacaacagtgatcccagcacagatccctttggaacaccactggtcacaggtctccaatttgagaaactcctttctactactaccctctgtctcctgttgcctagccagtttttttatccatctatctagcacaccctggaccccatgtgacttcactttctccatcagcctgccatggggaaccttatcaaacgccttactgaagttcatgtatatgacatctacagcctttccctcatcaatcaactttgtcacgtcctcaaagaattctattaagttggtaagacatgaccttccctgtacaaaaccatgttgcctatcactgataagcccattttcttccaaatgggaacagatcctatccctcagtatcttctccagtagcttccctaccactgacgtcaggctcactggtcgataattacctggattatccttgccctTTTTtaacaagaggacaacattagcaagcctccagtcctctgggacctcacccgtgtctaaggacactgcaaagacaTTTGGTATAtaattggcaagttcaccctgaatcccatgtaatataactttattaattagtctaccatgtggtaTTGGCTACTGACTTGGTTTTTTTTGGCTTGAAGGGAATTATGATGTGTTCTGCATATCTGTTTCTTTTTGGCTTCTGTTGATGTTCTATTCACACTGTGCTCATTCTGCACTATTTCCAGAATAAATTGTTGCTCATTGAGGAGAGTGAGAGGATTGTAAGTTTGTTCTCGTTACTTCTTGTTTACAATTGCTTTGGATTCATTTTAGGGTCAGCATCTCGTGGATTACCATTTACCTTCCAGCCTTCTCACCGTTGCAGATTCAGATGTGGAAGGGATTTCAGGAAGTTTTCCTGGTTGTATTGATCAGTCTATAATTTCAATAATTGAGGCTACAGCGCAAGCAGAGGTGAGTTTTTAACAGTTGTGTATACACTAAGATTCTTCCCATTGGGCATGGGTTGGCTGAATACCCAGCAATTGGACACTGACCCCTTTTTCAATGCTTTTGTTGTTCCTGTGAACGATAGATTGCTGAGACTGTTCTCGATGTTGAATTTGCAAGGACACTGTTAATTGCATTTCAAACTACTTCCTCATCTGGGTATTAGAGGATGTTCCTGGTACTTCCTTGTCCCCATTCTCTGGGTGTCCTACAGACCTGCTTGGTTGATAACTGAGATTTCCAGGTCAAATGCATCCTCTCTCCTATCGGCTTGGGAATTGTGATATGTTGTGCTGATCTGTTTCCTTTTGGTTTTTGTTGACTTTGAATTCACACTGTGCTCGTTCTGACTCTGTCTGATATTGCCTCTGCTGTATTTCCAGAATAAATTGTTGCTCGACGAGGAGAGCGAGGCATCACTACTAACAGCCTTGACCGAGATACTGGATACTGTTGATGATGAAAATCCCTCTCCCTTTGATTGCATTCCTGACTCTGAGATATTTGCCCCACCAAACGATGAGCAAGAATGCCTTCTGGTATGTATGGACAAAGGTGTGAAGGCGTGACCATGGTGTAGGGGGATGCTGTCAGTTGTAAAATCTTACTGGTTAATGTCAGTAAtgttacggaggaagaggtgctgtTGACTCAGCTCGAATTCTGATCAATTATAGAATGGttgatctcttttttttttagCTTTACCAAGGAAAGTTTAACAATACAAAAGGAGAATACTGATGCTACGAACGTAATATAAAACTAGAATATGCTGGGATTACTCAGCATTCTAGCTGTATTTGTATGGAGGCAGACCAGCCAGTTGTCATCAATTTATTAATCTCCATCTTGAAAGCTACAGGTTACCACAGGCATCATATCTTTATTTTGTATGAAGTGTCTCTAATTGCTACAGCCCTTTAAATCAAGAAGCAATCTTATCTCCATAATTGCTGAATAGATCAGGTCCAGTTTTGACATTTTTCTATCTGGTTTTATATTCCTTGTCAGTAAAGATAAATTACACACTTTTGAATCCTGTTAtcattttgaatacctcaattaaCCTTCTATACCTAAGGGAATACAAACATCATTAAGCAACCTGTGAGTATACAGTAAACCTTTTAATCTTGAAGCTGCTGTGGTGAACCTGTACTGTAACCACTCCAAGGCAGATATGTCATTCCAAACATGCAGGGCTCAGCTAAACATACTGACTCCAGATTGAATCTGACCATAGCTCTTTACAATGAAAGCGTCACTTCCTCCCCTTTTTATTCGTGTTTCTTTAGGCCACATTCTACTTGCCTTTCCGAATCCTGTTGGTACCTATGATTTTAGTACTTGAACACTCAAACCTATTTATACTCCCATAGCTCCCAATCTTTTGGCATTTGGCAtgagcctaatggtattatcactagattgttaatccatgttctggggagtcaggttcaaatgctgccacggcaatgatggaatttaaattccataaagaatctggaattaaagtctaatgataaccatgaaaccattccTGCTTGTCGAAAATGTAATATTCTtcagggaagcaaatctgccatccttaccgggtctggcctgcatatgactcTAGACAtgaagcaatgtggttgattctgaattgccgtctgggtaattaggaatgggccataaatgctggcctaaccaataATGCCAACATCCCAAGAGTGAGTTAAAAACACAATTTACAAGTATTCAGATTTGATCATGGTGAGTAATTTTCTCTTGTTGAGCTGCCTTTCTGCTCTTGTGTAGGCTCTgcttctctcatacacactctcattTAATTTTGCTGTTCCTCAGGTTGGGCACCAGTCTTGTGCCATGCTTCCAGATTTGGGGAAGGAACCTTTTGGACACTTGGTTCTGTCTTCTCCCAGAGGTCTGAATGCCCAGTGGAGATCGGAGAAGCTCTTGAACAGAGGTTTCAGAGAGGAAACTTCACAGCAACGTAGTGATGGCGAGGAAGAGGAGGAAGACGATCTGATTAGTAATGGTCAGGGTGCATCAGATTTGGGACCCGGTGAATCACTGGACTTGCAATTGGCTGAGCAGCTTGATGCAGCTGGGTTGGAGCACAACGTAACACTGGTACTTGAACGCAGCTCATGTGCGCATGATGTCCAGCATGTGTCGATGTCTGACCCAGTTGAGGATGTTCATCTTCATTGTTTGCCCAATGGAGTGATATGTCTGGGGACAGATGTCGATCTAGCAGACAGCATGATTGAACTGGAGGTTCATGTGATCCAGGATAGTGAGTTGCAGGATCTGGAGTTACCAATGGTCCTTTCTGAGAGCAGTGAGCATCTGATACAAATGATAGGTGAGAATGACAAGGACCTCGTGCTGGCTGAAGACCCTGGGGCAGAGTGCCTGCCACAAACCTCGAAGCAACAGGAAGTGATGCCATCCTCCTCAGTGGAGACCTCCCCAGTCAAAATGACAAGAGGAAAGTTGAGAAAAACGTCAAAATCTGATGAGAATCCATTTTCTGAGCAGCTGGACCAAGCTGAAACATCATATCAGCACCACAGTCTTGAGACCCAGCTTCAAGCAGCAGAAAATCAGGGAAGCTCCACCAAAGTCCAGCAGAAACAGGAGTGCCTCCTTGATCCTTCACAAGAATCTCAATTTCTAACCCAAAAGACAGGATTGGAACAAGGTGTGAGGAGAATCAAAACTAGAGGCAAAGTTACTGCCAGGAAGGAGAGTAGCCAAGTTGTTACATCAAGCAAGGGTGCAAAGGAGCCAGAAAATCCTTCGCCACCTGAGAGCCAGCCTACATTGGGAGGCTGCAGCTCTCCCCAGTCAGTAGAGCCTCAGTCTGAGCATGGAGATACACTGGTAAATGAGGTCATACACCCTGAACAAACTCTGGACAATAGCCCTGCCCCAGCACCCCAGCGCCCTGGGACCACTTCGTCCCCAACATCACCATTGCCTGGTTGTGGTGTGCCATCACCCGCTGTTCGTGAAACAACCATCAATGAATCTAAACTGCGATCAATTAGCCTCCAACAGTATCGACTGCGGCTCCAACAACGGAAACGAGATGGTGTCCCCTCAGTACATGACAAACACAAGCTTGGTACAGACGCAAGCAGCAAGAGCGCCTGGCCTGTTGtccccattcagtccattgtCCAGGGGGAGCTCAGCATTTTGCCACTAGAACCTGCTGGACATGTAGTCAGAAGGCAGGCCACTCCACTCCACCTCCAGGACTCACCTCTAAAAcaaactgcacccatccaggtccCATCCAAGGATAGCCGGACCCCACCCACCAATCAAGGCCCCACACCCACTGCAAAACTGCCGACTTGCTATCCGACTCCATCCACTGTGGCCCTACCTGCCAGCCACCTGGCTCCAAAACCTGTGACCCATCTGACTCCACCCAGTCAGCCTGCACCCACCCATCTGGCCCTGCCCCCCCACCACATGCCCCTGCCCCCTGTGGCCCTGCTACCCCATTACCTGCCCCTGCCTCCGCACCACATGCCCCCGCCCCCTGTGGCCCTGCCTCCGCACCACATGCCCCCGCCCCCTGTGGCCCTGCCTCCGCACCACATGCCCCCGCCCCCTGTGGCCCTGCCTCCGCACCACATGCCCCCGCCCCCTGTGGCCCTGCCTCCGCACCACATGCCCCCGCCCCCTGTGGCCCTGCCTCCGCACCACATGCCCCCGCCCCCTGTGGCCCTGCCTCCGCACCACATGCCCCCGCCCCATGTGGCCCTGCCTCCCCACCACCTGCCCCCACCCTATTTTCCCCCACCCCCTGTGGCCCTGCCCGCCCATCACCTACCCCCACCACCTGTAGCTGTGCCCTCATTCTCACCACCCAGCCATCACCTGACTCAAACCATTCTGACCTCATCTGCTCACCGCATGGCCCTACCCTTCCTTGTCCCATCAAACCATAGTCTGACTCCGCCCACTGTACCCACACCATTCCAACAGTTGGTCCCACCCACTTTGGCCCCACATGCTCCGCCTCAGGGTCTTCCCACTTCCGCTCATGCTTCATTAGCTTCACCCACTCCAGCTCAGGCTCGGGCCGCTCCTGCCACGGCTCAGGCTCAGGCTCGGGCCGCTCCTGCCCCGGCTCGGGCTCCGGCCCCTGCCCCTCGGGCTGCTCCGACTCAGGCTCAGGCTCCTGCCCCAGCTCAGGCTCCGGCCGCCCCTACCCTGGCTCAGGCTCGGGCTCCGGCCCCTCGGGAAGCTCCTATCAAGGCTCAGGCTCCTGCCCCGGCCCCGGCCCCTCTGGCCGCTCCAACCCCGGCCCCGGCCCCTCTGGCCGCTccggccccggccccggccccggcccctCTGGCCGCTccggccccggccccggccccggcccctCTGGCCGCTCCTgccccggccccggccccggcccctCTGGCCGCTCCTGCCCCGGCCCCGGCCCCTCTGGCCGCTCCTGCCCCGGCCCCGGCCCCTCTGGCCGCTCCTGCCCCGGCCCCTCTGGCCGCTCCTGCCCCGGCCCCGGCCCCTCTGGccgctcctgctcctgctccggcCCCGGCCCCTCTGGCCGCTCCTGCCCCGGCCCCGGCCCCTCTGGccgctcctgctcctgctcctgccccggccccggccccggcccctCTGGCCGCTCCTGCCCCGGCCCCGGCCCCTCTGGccgctcctgctcctgctcctgcccctgcccctgccccggccccggccccggccccggcccctCTGGCCGCTCCTGCTCCTGCCCCGGCCCCGGCCCCTCTGGCCGCTCCTGCCCCGGCCCCGGCCCCTC
The nucleotide sequence above comes from Stegostoma tigrinum isolate sSteTig4 chromosome 20, sSteTig4.hap1, whole genome shotgun sequence. Encoded proteins:
- the pprc1 gene encoding peroxisome proliferator-activated receptor gamma coactivator-related protein 1 encodes the protein MAAPWAAGDGSRFWRLRDFEPLTGGDGKLEPELQGQHLVDYHLPSSLLTVADSDVEGISGSFPGCIDQSIISIIEATAQAENKLLLDEESEASLLTALTEILDTVDDENPSPFDCIPDSEIFAPPNDEQECLLVGHQSCAMLPDLGKEPFGHLVLSSPRGLNAQWRSEKLLNRGFREETSQQRSDGEEEEEDDLISNGQGASDLGPGESLDLQLAEQLDAAGLEHNVTLVLERSSCAHDVQHVSMSDPVEDVHLHCLPNGVICLGTDVDLADSMIELEVHVIQDSELQDLELPMVLSESSEHLIQMIGENDKDLVLAEDPGAECLPQTSKQQEVMPSSSVETSPVKMTRGKLRKTSKSDENPFSEQLDQAETSYQHHSLETQLQAAENQGSSTKVQQKQECLLDPSQESQFLTQKTGLEQGVRRIKTRGKVTARKESSQVVTSSKGAKEPENPSPPESQPTLGGCSSPQSVEPQSEHGDTLVNEVIHPEQTLDNSPAPAPQRPGTTSSPTSPLPGCGVPSPAVRETTINESKLRSISLQQYRLRLQQRKRDGVPSVHDKHKLGTDASSKSAWPVVPIQSIVQGELSILPLEPAGHVVRRQATPLHLQDSPLKQTAPIQVPSKDSRTPPTNQGPTPTAKLPTCYPTPSTVALPASHLAPKPVTHLTPPSQPAPTHLALPPHHMPLPPVALLPHYLPLPPHHMPPPPVALPPHHMPPPPVALPPHHMPPPPVALPPHHMPPPPVALPPHHMPPPPVALPPHHMPPPPVALPPHHMPPPHVALPPHHLPPPYFPPPPVALPAHHLPPPPVAVPSFSPPSHHLTQTILTSSAHRMALPFLVPSNHSLTPPTVPTPFQQLVPPTLAPHAPPQGLPTSAHASLASPTPAQARAAPATAQAQARAAPAPARAPAPAPRAAPTQAQAPAPAQAPAAPTLAQARAPAPREAPIKAQAPAPAPAPLAAPTPAPAPLAAPAPAPAPAPLAAPAPAPAPAPLAAPAPAPAPAPLAAPAPAPAPLAAPAPAPAPLAAPAPAPLAAPAPAPAPLAAPAPAPAPAPLAAPAPAPAPLAAPAPAPAPAPAPAPLAAPAPAPAPLLAAPAPAPAPLAAPAPAPAPLAAPAPAQALALAAPAPAPAPLAAPIQAPVPAPLAAPAPAQAQAPAPLAAPAPAQAPAAPAPAQAQAPAPAPLAAPVPAPAPAAPAPAQALALATPAPAPAPLAAPIQAQDLAAPVPVPALAAPAPAQALAPLAAPAPATQDRCMQQLPNESQFRTRQKVMEPPILPDSLKPQTKTSVIDSKPQQVQAMSVHKPLVPLAGALPPSTLIPGDSEHSSLLPAIGPCDAAPDVDIPHDQNDLLAESVQVTTVQALLVTSPLTPLPECPPMQELQSSKGAQAHEGKHQGTPSSSVVVNKAKDNLKAGIEAADLMSLLEQFEVTEVSEESPPGNSNGPDIPEERKLLDHIFGAELASTAGLTPPATPPHQIWKSLPSPASFLGKRKLLETAEGIGGSPVRTVKLIDPKPLVQNNRAKCSSPQSALEPPLAAPFDFGDHIYCLPRVSTQSSSRNNSPPAVGQPDVACRWNIKRQANITIKPITSLNRQCRSPTSQLWAGDKQLRTGSDIERNTPHSQKTLQGVQISSNTVPTGTGSTNPNKSFSLAVDQRNVGRETAERNRCVTITPSLNGETERDEPFDSSHCSRRTRTSPCYRRQRYTSSSSSTSSSRSRSHSPAQKRRRYCRRRSRHSRHSSRSDSRSSSRSRSSSRSRSCSRSNSRSDSGSRSRSRSARRRRVHMSYFTDTYEDFSEEPRHRYSRARSQRINQRRELAIEERRVVYVGKIRNGMLREELRRRFEVFGEIEDCNIYFRSEGDNYGFVTYRYTCDAFAAIENGQTLRKPDELPFDLCFGGRRQFCKTNYADLDSSHADFSSYSTKSKFDSLDFDTLLKQAKRSLRR